A stretch of Polypterus senegalus isolate Bchr_013 chromosome 3, ASM1683550v1, whole genome shotgun sequence DNA encodes these proteins:
- the LOC120525639 gene encoding uncharacterized protein LOC120525639, with the protein MWRLQYGLMLLLAAALSGVSTQSLPAGIWTGCQGSLMVLSISQTYLQGQYFQINLLTQNGVPIPMTLSKAVRCGYSEAIDDWGNILAMGSILGCFVTNIDDRTFSQAVQVLRSPNANMSPVTSFSTNVTCTYSWTEREVMCEGSYMEVSVRTNVAPIVQNPNQDWSGVNAQDFPSVSIWQVVFGYPTKNALTVSGVNALGYGVGTTPSRIWLRSPYNTSQTQIQMVNSVPLSVLDSVTFYKQRWMILLIDTSVACPIDGVSFTQQDIVWIVPRFMAPLANATGYADISIQMGINGLLLDSSTLQAHTYSLNVNQDLITVTIPIGAPGGYYKSHAPGNVYGLTYSITPLLVHVWQDDVYDRTKQTIRRPVTTPFMPKPLDAVDNTIPTSGYFNVSVGSVLNLDVQLIGVSVGPLAMPVTVANSKGYNVQAHGLPTGFSNFSIQVPFNDPNVIQKVIAPDTRTYTLNVTFFFNIIPEDAPFSKTAIVEITLHDIVPPTVEGYCSSTDFYLTVFYGSLGQNWTVYIGGTPVAQLLSYPHGYDPQASSFWITIPYNTALGAYEDIYASEVRRRLDVMLVHTQGIVTMNFSLSCSFPLDLIGCLTNGTMTALAIKMESTPGILPSQLTLRDPNCRPQMADAMMAVFSFDVNTCGTTRKFDGNIMTYENDVLFPASGEIYWLRIACKYMINDAELVEFGFQDNPAPVLKPGLGLIDVVMSLAMDASYINFYNAGKYPVAQFLRSPLYFEVQLLNTQDPQVELFLEECWATTSPDPTALPKWELIVDSCANAADSYKTLFEAVVTNARVVFPSHYKRFQVKMFSFTQDDMALEQLIYFHCEVVICTSTPPYDQRCSGQCIPGGQRSARSVEKHNLSKKLVSSGPIAMQTPQKNVWNPLVAAVAFFSLILLVAGIFCWKEMQAV; encoded by the exons ATGTGGCGTTTGCAGTATGG GCTCATGCTGCTTTTGGCGGCGGCGTTGTCTGGAGTATCGACTCAGTCTTTGCCAGCTG GCATTTGGACCGGCTGTCAAGGTAGCCTTATGGTGCTGTCTATAAGCCAGACTTACCTTCAGGGCCAGTATTTTCAAATTAATCTCTTGA CTCAGAATGGTGTGCCGATCCCAATGACCCTTTCTAAGGCCGTTAGATGTGGATATAGTGAAGCTATAGATGACTGGGGTAACATACTTGCCATGGGCTCTATTTTGGGCTGCTTTGTCACAAACATT GATGATCGTACATTCTCACAAGCTGTTCAGGTTCTGCGTTCTCCAAATGCAAACATGTCTCCTGTAACCTCATTTAGTACAAATGTGACCTGTACATACTCTTGGACAGAAAGGGAGGTcatgtgtgaaggcagctacatgGAG GTCTCTGTAAGAACAAATGTTGCACCAATTGTTCAGAATCCAAACCAAGACTGGAGTGGTGTGAATGCCCAA GATTTCCCTTCTGTCTCAATCTGGCAAGTGGTATTCGGTTATCCAACCAAAAATGCCTTAACTGTGTCAGGAGTTAATGCACTTGGCTATGGAGTGGGCACCACCCCCTCAAGAATATGGTTGAGATCTCCTTATAACACCAGTCAGACTCAGATTCAAATG GTTAACTCTGTGCCATTGTCTGTCCTGGATTCTGTCACGTTCTACAAACAACGCTGGATGATCCTCCTGATTGATACATCAGTTGCCTGTCCTATAG ATGGAGTCTCATTTACACAGCAGGATATTGTCTGGATTGTACCACGCTTTATGGCACCGTTGGCTAATGCAACTGGGTATGCTGATATATCTATTCAAATGGGCATCAATGGATTACTCCTCGATTCTTCTACCCTGCAAGCACATACCTATTCTTTAAATGTTAATCAGGACCTTATTACTGTTACAATACCAATTGGAGCTCCAGGTGGCTACTATAAG AGCCATGCACCTGGGAATGTCTATGGTTTGACCTATTCAATTACACCTCTACTTGTTCATGTTTGGCAAGATGATGTCTATGACCGCACTAAACAGACAATAAGACGTCCTGTCACTACTCCATTTATGCCTAAACCACTTGATGCAGTGGACA ACACTATACCCACTTCTGGCTACTTTAATGTCTCGGTTGGTTCAGTGTTAAATCTTGATGTGCAGCTGATTGGTGTGTCAGTTGGTCCATTAGCAATGCCTGTAACTGTAGCCAACAGCAAAGGCTATAATGTTCAGGCACATGGATTGCCCACTGGATTTTCGAACTTCAGTATTCAGGTTCCATTCAATGATCCAAATGTCATTCAGAAG GTAATTGCCCCAGACACTAGAACCTACACTCTAAATGTGACCTTCTTTTTCAACATTATACCAGAAGATGCCCCTTTCAGCAAGACTGCTATTGTGGAAATCACTCTGCATGACATTG TGCCACCTACTGTTGAAGGCTATTGCAGCAGTACAGACTTCTACTTAACTGTGTTTTATGGATCCTTGGGTCAAAACTGGACGGTCTATATAGGTGGAACACCTGTTGCACAATTGCTATCCTATCCCCATGGATATGACCCCCAGGCCTCTAGCTTCTGGATAACTATCCCATACAATACAGCTCTTGGAGCATATGAG GATATCTATGCCTCTGAGGTCCGTAGGAGGCTGGATGTAATGCTAGTACACACCCAGGGCATTGTTACCATGAATTTCTCCTTGTCATGCAGTTTCCCACTTGACCTAAttg GGTGTCTAACCAATGGTACCATGACTGCCCTTGCCATAAAGATGGAATCAACACCTGGTATTCTCCCAAGTCAGTTAACGCTGAGGGATCCAAACTGCAGACCTCAGATGGCTGATGCTATGATGGCAGTATTTAGCTTTGATGTGAACACCTGTGGTACTACAAGAAAG tttgatgGCAATATAATGACCTATGAAAATGATGTGCTATTTCCTGCATCTGGGGAAATATATTG GTTAAGGATTGCTTGCAAGTATATGATTAATGATGCAGAATTGGTGGAGTTTGGTTTTCAGGATAATCCTGCCCCTGTTCTTAAGCCAGGCTTGGGGCTCATTGATGTAGTAATGAGCTTGGCAATGG ATGCCTCTTACATAAACTTTTACAATGCTGGAAAGTACCCAGTTGCACAATTTCTGAGAAGTCCATTATATTTTGAAGTCCAACTCCTCAATACCCAAGATCCTCAAGTAGAGTTATTTTTGGAAGAGTGCTGGGCAACCACATCCCCTGATCCAACAGCTCTCCCCAAATGGGAGTTGATTGTAGACAG CTGTGCCAATGCTGCAGACTCCTACAAAACTCTATTTGAGGCAGTTGTAACAAATGCAAGAGTGGTGTTTCCATCTCACTACAAGCGTTTTCAAGTGAAAATGTTCTCATTTACACAAGATGACATGGCTTTGGAGCAACTG ATCTACTTTCATTGTGAAGTTGTTATATGCACTTCTACACCTCCTTATGACCAGAGGTGTAGTGGACAATGTATTCCAGGAGGGCAGAGATCTG CACGTAGTGTGGAGAAACACAATCTTTCAAAGAAACTGGTCTCCTCTGGTCCAATTGCTATGCAGACTCCTCAGAAAA ATGTCTGGAATCCATTGGTTGCTGCTGTTGCATTCTTTTCTCTAATTTTGCTTGTTGCTGGAATCTTCTGTTGGAAGGAAATGCAAGCtgtataa